A genome region from Micromonospora peucetia includes the following:
- a CDS encoding DUF1990 family protein, protein MLALTYPHVGATESGDLPPGWRHVRHRVRLPDSCFAAAGSAVLDWRLHRAAGIRMDAGADRAAPGVRVVSGLGVGPLRLAAPCEVVWAVDDGRRAGFGYGTLPGHPARGEEAFVVSRDAAGRVWFEVLAFSRPDGWVMHTAGPAGRAFQHAYAWWLGRTLRRLCARP, encoded by the coding sequence GTGCTGGCACTGACCTATCCGCACGTCGGCGCCACCGAGTCCGGCGACCTGCCGCCCGGCTGGCGGCACGTGCGACACCGGGTCCGGCTGCCCGACTCCTGCTTCGCGGCGGCCGGGTCGGCGGTGCTCGACTGGCGCCTGCACCGGGCAGCCGGCATCCGGATGGACGCCGGCGCCGACCGGGCCGCACCCGGGGTCCGGGTGGTCTCCGGCCTGGGGGTCGGCCCGCTGCGGCTGGCCGCGCCCTGCGAAGTGGTCTGGGCCGTCGACGACGGGCGGCGGGCCGGCTTCGGGTACGGCACGCTGCCCGGGCACCCGGCGCGTGGCGAGGAGGCGTTCGTGGTCAGCCGCGACGCCGCCGGCCGAGTCTGGTTCGAGGTGCTCGCGTTCAGCCGGCCCGACGGCTGGGTGATGCACACGGCGGGGCCTGCGGGCCGGGCCTTCCAGCACGCGTACGCCTGGTGGCTCGGCCGCACCCTGCGCCGGCTCTGCGCCCGCCCCTGA
- a CDS encoding ATP-dependent DNA ligase, protein MKLPISPPVEPMLAKSVPRVPTASGMTYEPKWDGFRCIVFRDGDEVELSSRGGKSMTRYFPEVVEQARRQLPERCAVDGELIVIRRDGPDGQPRLDFELLAQRVHPAASRVKLLAETTPADFVAFDLLALDDETLLDEPYPRRRARLESALAGVRPPVHVTQVTTDVDTARRWFDVFEGAGLDGLIAKPADLPYEPGKRLMFKVKHARTADVVVAGFRWHKSGPVVGSLLLGLYDDDGVLHHVGVSASFTMARRAELLEELEPYRDVGADHPWVHGDHERGQRLPGGVSRWTGTRNLEWEPLRPELVVEVGYDAMEGERFRHTARFVRWRPDRDPRSCRYDQLDRPVRFDVDQVLRGDPTVTVKSADGPA, encoded by the coding sequence GTGAAGCTGCCGATCAGTCCGCCGGTCGAGCCGATGCTGGCCAAGAGCGTCCCGCGGGTCCCCACCGCGTCCGGGATGACCTACGAGCCGAAGTGGGACGGCTTCCGGTGCATCGTGTTCCGCGACGGCGACGAGGTGGAGCTGTCCAGCCGGGGCGGCAAGTCGATGACCCGCTACTTCCCCGAGGTGGTCGAGCAGGCCCGCCGCCAGCTGCCCGAACGGTGCGCGGTCGACGGCGAGCTGATCGTGATCCGGCGCGACGGCCCGGACGGGCAGCCCCGGCTCGACTTCGAGCTGCTGGCCCAACGGGTCCACCCGGCGGCGTCCCGGGTGAAACTGCTGGCCGAGACCACGCCGGCCGACTTCGTCGCCTTCGACCTGCTCGCCCTCGACGACGAGACGCTGCTCGACGAGCCCTATCCCAGGCGTCGCGCCCGGCTGGAGTCGGCGCTGGCCGGGGTGCGCCCGCCGGTGCACGTCACCCAGGTCACCACCGACGTCGACACCGCGCGTCGCTGGTTCGACGTCTTCGAGGGCGCCGGCCTGGACGGCCTGATCGCCAAGCCGGCCGACCTACCCTACGAGCCGGGCAAGCGGCTCATGTTCAAGGTCAAGCACGCCCGCACCGCCGACGTGGTGGTGGCCGGCTTCCGGTGGCACAAGTCCGGCCCGGTGGTCGGCTCACTCCTGCTCGGCCTTTACGACGACGACGGAGTGCTGCACCACGTCGGGGTGAGCGCGTCGTTCACCATGGCCCGCCGCGCGGAGCTGCTGGAGGAGCTGGAGCCCTACCGCGACGTCGGCGCCGACCACCCGTGGGTGCACGGCGACCACGAGCGCGGCCAGCGCCTCCCCGGCGGGGTGAGCCGCTGGACGGGCACCCGCAACCTCGAGTGGGAGCCACTGCGCCCCGAGCTGGTGGTCGAGGTCGGCTACGACGCCATGGAGGGCGAACGGTTCCGGCACACCGCCCGGTTCGTCCGTTGGCGGCCCGACCGCGATCCCCGCTCCTGCCGCTACGACCAGCTCGACCGGCCCGTACGGTTCGATGTGGACCAGGTGCTGCGCGGCGATCCGACGGTGACCGTCAAGTCCGCCGACGGCCCGGCGTAG
- a CDS encoding pyrimidine reductase family protein: MSVGIPISALWPEPSARPLDDAALTARYGRADRPHLRMNFVTSVDGGVAVDGYSAGLSGEPDKRVFGLLRMLCDALVVAAGTLRHEGYRAVRLNERRRTWRREQGLSEYPTLVVVSGSLDLDPAQAAFADAPVRPVVLTRADAPAPPGLAEVADVVRCGDDRVDLAAGLAELRRRGLDQVLCEGGPHLFGALTAADLVDEVCLTVAPLLAGAGPGRITAGDPSQVRHLLLRHVLAAADGVLMLRYARD; the protein is encoded by the coding sequence ATGAGCGTCGGAATCCCGATCTCGGCGCTCTGGCCGGAGCCGTCCGCGCGGCCGTTGGACGACGCCGCGCTCACCGCGCGCTACGGTCGGGCCGACCGCCCCCACCTGCGGATGAACTTCGTGACCAGCGTCGACGGCGGAGTAGCCGTCGACGGCTACTCCGCCGGGCTCTCCGGCGAGCCGGACAAGCGCGTCTTCGGCCTGCTGCGGATGCTCTGCGACGCCCTGGTCGTGGCCGCCGGCACGCTGCGGCACGAGGGCTACCGGGCGGTCCGCCTCAACGAGCGACGCCGGACGTGGCGCCGCGAGCAGGGCCTGTCCGAGTACCCGACGCTGGTCGTCGTCTCCGGCTCGCTCGACCTCGACCCGGCACAGGCCGCGTTCGCCGACGCGCCGGTGCGACCCGTGGTGCTCACCCGGGCCGACGCGCCGGCGCCGCCCGGGCTCGCCGAGGTCGCCGACGTGGTGCGCTGCGGCGACGACCGGGTCGACCTCGCGGCGGGCCTGGCCGAGCTGCGCCGCCGCGGCCTCGACCAGGTGCTCTGCGAGGGTGGGCCGCACCTGTTCGGCGCGCTCACCGCCGCCGACCTGGTGGACGAGGTCTGCCTCACCGTCGCCCCGCTGCTCGCCGGGGCGGGCCCGGGACGGATCACCGCCGGCGACCCGAGCCAGGTACGCCACCTGCTGCTGCGACACGTGCTCGCCGCCGCCGACGGGGTGCTCATGCTCCGCTACGCCCGCGACTGA
- a CDS encoding SRPBCC family protein, translated as MRFEAGTEVAAEAGQVWAVLVDVERWSEWTPSVRRAARREPGPLAVGATARLEQPKLRPAVWRVTELTEGRSFSWESRSPGVRSLGEHRVLSLPDGRSRVELAVTQSGPLAGPVGWLYGDLLRRYLRMEADGLRRRCEQLT; from the coding sequence ATGCGGTTCGAGGCCGGTACGGAGGTGGCTGCCGAGGCCGGACAGGTCTGGGCGGTGCTGGTCGACGTCGAACGGTGGTCGGAGTGGACGCCCTCGGTACGCCGGGCGGCACGGCGGGAGCCGGGGCCGCTCGCGGTGGGCGCCACCGCCCGGCTGGAGCAGCCGAAGCTGCGACCGGCGGTGTGGCGGGTCACCGAGCTGACCGAGGGGCGGTCGTTCTCCTGGGAGTCGCGCAGCCCCGGGGTCCGCTCGCTCGGTGAGCACCGGGTGCTGTCGCTGCCCGACGGGCGCAGCCGGGTCGAGTTGGCCGTCACACAGTCCGGGCCGCTGGCCGGGCCTGTCGGTTGGCTCTACGGCGACCTGCTGCGCCGCTATCTGCGGATGGAGGCCGACGGGCTCAGGCGTCGCTGCGAGCAACTGACCTGA
- a CDS encoding plasmid pRiA4b ORF-3 family protein, with amino-acid sequence MSRQIFQLKISLAGVRPAVWRRVLVPGGYTLDRLHRVVQHGMGWRDCHLHSFEIEGRQYGEPDPDGELALHDELDARLDALVGKGSRFHYTYDFGDWWEHDLLVEDAFTAEPDERYPSCLDGERACPPEGVGGAVGYRALLAVLADPGHPEHAETRDRVGDRFDPAAFDADRAGTLLRRFC; translated from the coding sequence ATGTCGCGTCAGATCTTCCAGCTGAAGATTTCCCTGGCCGGGGTCCGACCGGCCGTCTGGCGCCGGGTGCTCGTCCCGGGCGGCTACACCCTGGACCGGCTGCACCGGGTGGTGCAGCACGGCATGGGCTGGCGGGACTGCCACCTGCACTCGTTCGAGATCGAGGGCCGCCAGTACGGCGAGCCGGACCCCGACGGCGAGCTGGCCCTGCACGACGAGTTGGACGCCCGGCTCGACGCGCTGGTCGGTAAGGGCAGCCGCTTCCACTACACGTACGACTTCGGCGACTGGTGGGAGCACGACCTGCTGGTGGAGGACGCCTTCACCGCCGAACCGGACGAGCGGTACCCGTCCTGCCTGGACGGCGAGCGGGCGTGCCCGCCGGAGGGCGTCGGGGGCGCGGTCGGCTACCGGGCGCTGTTGGCCGTGCTGGCGGACCCGGGCCACCCCGAGCACGCGGAGACGCGGGACCGGGTGGGCGACCGGTTCGACCCGGCCGCCTTCGACGCCGACCGGGCCGGCACCCTGTTGCGCCGCTTCTGCTGA
- a CDS encoding AAA family ATPase yields MRPMRLDLAGFTVFRDETTIDFTDADFFALVGPTGSGKSTVLDAICFALYGTVPRWGGARGLANALAPSATEGRVRLVFESAGNRYVATRVVRRDGRGNVKTANAGLQLMPAGFDVTKLDTGLSPDDLGEVVAGTPAEMEQAVLEAVGLPYEQFTSCVVLPQGQFADFLHAKPATRQQILVNLLGLGVYEEVQKKATARATQAEAKLEAVDQALAGLTDVDDAALAAATGQVDRMRELAGAVGAAVPELEAARATAREAGAALAALDAELAVLATVRAPDGVAEVARAVASARAGADEAATAVSLAEEREEKLRGELAAAGDESALRLLLRAYTDREKLAGEAEAVRSAVTGARAEHGAAVAALAEARAAAERAETELEAAFRAHEEAKATDQAVALRGQLRDGATCPVCEQTVAAVPAVPADSAVAAATAAGRAARAASKAAQSVVQERDGAARELERTLLRARARQDQVQDRLAELDGQLAGAAGPAVLRRELDDHARLRRALEESAAAVRAGRDAARRARAAVDAAEERLRATWRAFDAARDGLGRFGPPTADREDLGAAWAALTGWAGGETQRRRAQRAGRAGAVAEAEAVAAGVGERIAGILAAAGLPAAEDPVRATDRALERAEADLRELERRREQAGGLREQRSGYERGAQVARALAGHLRANNFERWLLAEALDLLVDGASGILRELSAGQYDLVHDKGEFFVVDHHDAGLRRGVRTLSGGETFQASLALALALSEQLAGMSTTAASLESIVLDEGFGTLDVAALDTVAATLENLAARGDRMVGVVTHVPALAERIPVRFEVSKDARSARVERTGR; encoded by the coding sequence ATGCGGCCGATGCGGCTGGACCTGGCGGGCTTCACCGTCTTCCGGGACGAGACCACCATCGACTTCACCGACGCCGACTTCTTCGCCCTGGTGGGACCGACCGGCTCCGGCAAGTCGACGGTGCTGGACGCCATCTGCTTCGCCCTCTACGGCACGGTGCCCCGCTGGGGCGGGGCGCGGGGCCTGGCCAACGCCCTGGCGCCGTCGGCCACCGAGGGCCGGGTCCGGCTGGTCTTCGAGTCCGCCGGTAACCGCTACGTGGCGACCCGGGTGGTCCGCCGGGACGGCCGGGGAAACGTCAAGACGGCCAACGCCGGGTTGCAGCTGATGCCGGCCGGTTTCGACGTGACCAAGCTCGACACCGGGCTGAGCCCGGACGACCTCGGCGAGGTGGTGGCCGGCACCCCCGCCGAGATGGAGCAGGCGGTGCTGGAGGCGGTCGGGCTGCCGTACGAGCAGTTCACCAGCTGCGTGGTGCTGCCGCAGGGGCAGTTCGCGGACTTCCTGCACGCCAAGCCGGCCACCCGGCAGCAGATCCTGGTCAACCTGCTCGGCCTCGGGGTCTACGAGGAGGTGCAGAAGAAGGCGACCGCGCGGGCCACGCAGGCCGAGGCGAAGCTGGAGGCGGTCGACCAGGCACTCGCCGGGCTCACCGACGTCGACGACGCCGCGCTGGCGGCGGCCACCGGGCAGGTCGACCGGATGCGGGAGCTGGCCGGGGCGGTGGGTGCCGCCGTACCGGAGCTGGAGGCGGCCCGGGCGACGGCGCGGGAGGCGGGCGCGGCCCTGGCCGCCCTCGACGCCGAGCTGGCGGTGCTGGCCACCGTGCGGGCGCCGGACGGGGTGGCGGAGGTGGCCCGGGCGGTCGCGTCGGCGCGGGCCGGGGCGGACGAGGCGGCGACGGCGGTGTCGCTGGCCGAGGAGCGGGAGGAGAAGCTCCGCGGCGAGCTGGCCGCCGCCGGCGACGAGAGCGCGCTGCGGCTGCTGCTGCGGGCGTACACCGACCGGGAGAAGCTGGCCGGCGAGGCGGAGGCGGTCCGTTCGGCGGTGACCGGGGCGCGGGCCGAGCACGGCGCGGCGGTGGCGGCGCTGGCCGAGGCGCGCGCGGCGGCCGAGCGGGCCGAGACGGAGCTGGAGGCGGCCTTCCGCGCCCACGAGGAGGCGAAGGCGACCGACCAGGCGGTGGCGTTACGCGGGCAGCTGCGCGACGGGGCGACCTGCCCGGTCTGCGAGCAGACCGTGGCGGCGGTGCCTGCGGTGCCGGCCGACTCGGCGGTGGCCGCCGCCACGGCGGCGGGACGGGCGGCGCGGGCCGCCAGCAAGGCCGCCCAGTCGGTGGTGCAGGAGCGCGACGGCGCGGCCCGGGAGCTGGAGCGGACGCTGCTGCGCGCGCGGGCCCGGCAGGACCAGGTGCAGGACCGGCTGGCCGAGCTGGACGGCCAGTTGGCCGGGGCGGCCGGGCCGGCGGTGCTGCGCCGCGAGCTGGACGACCATGCGCGGCTGCGCCGGGCGCTGGAGGAGTCGGCGGCGGCGGTGCGGGCCGGCCGGGACGCCGCCCGGCGGGCCCGGGCGGCGGTGGACGCCGCCGAGGAGCGGCTGCGGGCGACCTGGCGGGCGTTCGACGCCGCCCGCGACGGGCTGGGCCGGTTCGGGCCGCCGACGGCGGACCGGGAGGACCTCGGTGCCGCGTGGGCCGCCCTCACCGGGTGGGCCGGCGGGGAGACGCAGCGCCGCCGCGCGCAGCGGGCCGGGCGGGCCGGGGCGGTGGCGGAGGCCGAGGCGGTGGCCGCCGGTGTCGGCGAGCGCATCGCGGGCATCCTCGCCGCCGCCGGGCTGCCGGCCGCCGAGGATCCGGTCCGCGCCACCGACCGCGCCCTGGAGCGGGCCGAGGCCGACCTGCGCGAGCTGGAGCGGCGCCGCGAGCAGGCCGGCGGGCTGCGCGAGCAACGGTCCGGGTACGAACGCGGCGCGCAGGTGGCCCGGGCCCTCGCGGGGCACCTGCGGGCCAACAACTTCGAGCGGTGGCTGCTGGCCGAGGCGTTGGACCTGCTGGTCGACGGCGCCTCGGGCATCCTGCGCGAGCTTTCCGCCGGGCAGTACGACCTGGTGCACGACAAGGGCGAGTTCTTCGTGGTCGACCACCACGACGCGGGGCTGCGCCGGGGCGTACGCACGCTGTCCGGCGGCGAGACCTTCCAGGCGTCGCTGGCGCTGGCGCTGGCGCTGTCGGAGCAGCTCGCCGGGATGTCCACCACGGCGGCGAGCCTGGAGTCGATCGTGCTGGACGAGGGTTTCGGCACGCTCGACGTGGCCGCCCTCGACACGGTGGCCGCCACGCTGGAGAATCTGGCCGCCCGGGGCGACCGGATGGTCGGGGTGGTCACCCACGTGCCGGCCCTGGCCGAACGCATCCCGGTCCGCTTCGAGGTCAGCAAGGACGCCCGGTCGGCCCGCGTCGAGCGGACCGGCCGGTGA
- a CDS encoding spermidine synthase has translation MGRKRAADTVAARVDTGQAELVPDPDRPGSWTLLLDGAPQSHVDLADPTHLEFEYVRRLAAAIDLVAPAGTPLRVLHLGGGALTLPRYVSATRPGSTQRVVEVDGALVELVRSALPWPPDPRLKVRVADAREVLAAGRDASYDVVVADVFAGARTPAHLTSAEFAAEVARVLRPTGFHLANVADGPPLRHARGQVVTVRSVLPRACLVGDAAVLRGRRYGNLVLVAGRVEPPVPELTRRAAGDWFPGRVLAGDELDRFAGGAPVIRDADATDSTPPPPGIFSVRR, from the coding sequence ATGGGCCGCAAGCGGGCCGCCGACACGGTGGCCGCGCGGGTGGACACCGGCCAGGCCGAGCTGGTGCCGGATCCGGACCGGCCGGGGTCGTGGACGCTGCTGCTCGACGGCGCCCCGCAGTCGCACGTGGACCTGGCCGATCCCACCCACCTGGAGTTCGAGTACGTCCGGCGCCTCGCCGCCGCGATCGATCTGGTGGCCCCGGCCGGCACGCCGCTGCGGGTGCTGCACCTCGGCGGCGGCGCGCTGACCCTGCCCCGCTACGTGTCGGCCACCCGGCCCGGCTCCACCCAGCGGGTGGTCGAGGTGGACGGCGCGCTGGTGGAGCTGGTCCGCAGCGCCCTGCCGTGGCCGCCGGACCCCCGGCTCAAGGTGCGGGTGGCCGACGCCCGCGAGGTGCTCGCCGCCGGCCGGGACGCCAGCTACGACGTGGTGGTCGCCGACGTATTCGCCGGCGCCCGCACCCCGGCGCACCTCACCTCGGCCGAGTTCGCCGCCGAGGTGGCCCGGGTGCTGCGTCCCACCGGTTTCCACCTGGCGAACGTCGCCGACGGCCCGCCGCTGCGGCACGCGCGGGGGCAGGTCGTCACGGTCCGGTCGGTGCTGCCCCGGGCCTGCCTGGTCGGCGACGCGGCGGTGCTGCGGGGGCGGCGCTACGGCAATCTGGTGCTGGTGGCCGGCCGGGTCGAGCCGCCGGTGCCGGAGCTGACCCGACGCGCCGCCGGCGACTGGTTCCCCGGCCGGGTGCTGGCCGGCGACGAGCTGGACCGCTTCGCTGGGGGCGCCCCGGTGATCCGCGACGCCGACGCCACCGACTCGACCCCGCCGCCGCCCGGGATCTTCTCCGTGCGCCGTTGA
- a CDS encoding ATP-binding protein yields the protein MTDDGFDGPGEMVGRVLGTADATPLQFWTAVAPDSYLQLDDVVVTRRELPDREPVTIAGVVTQVRARHEGAQFDSDVFAIADGTLPAQVQEAAEITTTRVDPELYVPPSPGAVVYRAEGDARDRALHFDRMERRIPMGMGRDGVPVYLNADFLDGSRGAHVSISGISGVATKTSFATFLLYSVFRSGVLGGDAVNAKALIFNVKGEDLLFLDHPNTRLDDATRASYAKLGLVAGAFPDVRVYAPPRVGDSSGTPDVSSRLTGVDSFYWTLSEFCADRLLPYVFADADDERQQYTMVVHSVAAHLARHAQPADGGVSLDGVRLGSYADLVDHIVDQLNDDETRSDWAGSAVGLGTVNAFARRLIGSKKDLSRLIRGDLATRRPHSINTAESAQVTVVDLHNLPDRAQRFVVGVTLKSEFERKEKSGTAKPLLFVVLDELNKYAPREGSSPIKEVLLDIAERGRSLGVILVGAQQTASEVERRIVTNSAVRVVGRLDPAEASRPEYGFLPPAQRQRALLAKPGTMFVNQPDIPVPLCLEFPFPAWATRVSEAGRAPSETLRSITQSADPFAVVGSGGATSDDDIPF from the coding sequence ATGACTGACGACGGGTTCGACGGCCCGGGCGAGATGGTCGGCCGGGTGCTGGGCACAGCCGACGCCACCCCCCTGCAGTTCTGGACCGCGGTCGCCCCCGACAGCTACCTCCAGCTCGACGACGTCGTGGTGACCCGGCGGGAGCTGCCCGACCGGGAGCCGGTGACGATCGCCGGGGTGGTCACGCAGGTGCGCGCCCGGCACGAGGGCGCCCAGTTCGACTCCGACGTCTTCGCCATCGCCGACGGCACACTGCCCGCCCAGGTGCAGGAGGCCGCCGAGATCACCACCACCCGCGTCGACCCGGAGCTCTACGTGCCGCCGTCGCCCGGTGCGGTGGTGTACCGCGCCGAGGGCGACGCCCGGGACCGGGCGCTGCACTTCGACCGGATGGAGCGGCGCATCCCGATGGGCATGGGCCGCGACGGGGTGCCGGTCTACCTCAACGCCGACTTCCTCGACGGCAGCCGGGGCGCGCACGTGTCGATCTCCGGCATCTCCGGGGTCGCCACGAAGACGAGTTTCGCCACCTTCCTGCTCTACTCGGTCTTCCGCTCCGGCGTGCTGGGCGGCGACGCGGTCAACGCCAAGGCGCTCATCTTCAACGTCAAGGGCGAGGATCTGCTCTTCCTCGACCACCCCAACACCCGGCTGGACGACGCCACCCGCGCCTCGTACGCGAAGCTCGGCCTGGTCGCCGGCGCCTTCCCGGACGTGCGGGTCTACGCCCCGCCCAGGGTCGGCGACTCCTCCGGCACGCCGGACGTGAGCAGCCGGCTCACCGGGGTCGACAGCTTCTACTGGACGCTGAGCGAGTTCTGCGCGGACCGCCTGCTGCCCTACGTGTTCGCCGACGCAGACGACGAACGCCAGCAGTACACGATGGTCGTGCACTCGGTCGCCGCGCACCTGGCCCGGCACGCCCAGCCCGCCGACGGCGGGGTGAGCCTCGACGGGGTGCGGCTCGGCTCGTACGCCGATCTGGTCGACCACATCGTCGACCAGCTCAACGACGACGAGACCCGCTCCGACTGGGCCGGCAGCGCGGTCGGGCTGGGCACGGTCAACGCCTTCGCCCGCCGGTTGATCGGCAGCAAGAAGGACCTCTCCCGGCTGATCCGGGGTGACCTGGCCACCCGCCGCCCGCACTCGATCAACACCGCCGAGAGCGCCCAGGTCACCGTGGTCGACCTGCACAACCTGCCGGACCGCGCGCAGCGCTTCGTGGTCGGCGTGACGCTCAAGAGCGAGTTCGAGCGCAAGGAGAAGTCCGGCACGGCCAAGCCGCTGCTCTTCGTGGTGCTCGACGAGCTCAACAAGTACGCCCCCCGCGAGGGGTCCTCCCCCATCAAGGAGGTGCTGCTCGACATCGCCGAGCGGGGCCGCTCGCTCGGGGTGATCCTGGTCGGCGCCCAGCAGACGGCGAGCGAGGTGGAGCGGCGGATCGTCACCAACTCGGCGGTCCGGGTGGTCGGCCGGCTCGACCCGGCCGAGGCGTCCCGCCCGGAGTACGGCTTCCTGCCGCCCGCCCAGCGGCAGCGCGCGCTGTTGGCCAAGCCGGGCACGATGTTCGTCAACCAGCCCGACATCCCGGTGCCGCTCTGCCTGGAGTTCCCGTTCCCGGCCTGGGCCACCCGGGTCTCCGAGGCCGGCCGCGCCCCGTCCGAGACGCTCCGGTCGATCACCCAGTCCGCCGATCCGTTCGCGGTCGTCGGCTCGGGTGGCGCCACCTCCGACGACGACATCCCGTTCTAG
- a CDS encoding DNA-3-methyladenine glycosylase family protein, producing the protein MTGTEPTARRELRPPAGYRLAASVRALTFSPYDPCARVAAGTFWWATRTPDGPATLALRPVGGDLLAEGYGPGAGWVVERADAVAGLRDDVTGFAALAAAHPVVARLAAQHRGLRMPATGQVFPRLLRAVFEQKVTGKEAYRAYAATVRHFAEAAPGPMQPLLLPPEPAAVAATPYWVFHPFGVEQRRAETLRRVAAVADRLERCADSAEATRRLTAIAGIGAWTAAEVVRIAYGDPDAVSVGDFHVPNTVAWALAGEPRGDDARMLALLEPFRGHRGRVCVLLAAAGVQAPKYGPRMPIRSFARF; encoded by the coding sequence GTGACCGGGACCGAACCCACCGCGCGTCGGGAGCTGCGCCCGCCCGCCGGGTACCGGCTGGCCGCGTCGGTCCGGGCGCTGACCTTCAGCCCGTACGACCCCTGCGCGCGCGTCGCGGCCGGCACCTTCTGGTGGGCCACCCGCACTCCGGACGGGCCGGCCACCCTCGCCCTGCGGCCGGTCGGCGGCGACCTGCTCGCCGAGGGCTACGGCCCGGGCGCCGGCTGGGTGGTGGAGCGGGCGGACGCGGTCGCCGGGCTCCGGGACGACGTCACCGGGTTCGCGGCGCTCGCCGCCGCCCACCCCGTGGTGGCGCGGCTCGCCGCCCAGCACCGGGGGTTGCGGATGCCGGCCACCGGTCAGGTCTTCCCCCGGCTGCTGCGGGCGGTCTTCGAGCAGAAGGTGACCGGCAAGGAGGCGTACCGGGCGTACGCGGCGACGGTGCGGCACTTCGCCGAGGCGGCGCCCGGGCCGATGCAGCCGCTGCTGCTGCCGCCGGAGCCGGCTGCGGTGGCCGCCACCCCGTACTGGGTGTTCCACCCGTTCGGCGTGGAGCAGCGCCGGGCCGAGACGCTGCGCCGCGTGGCGGCCGTCGCCGACCGGCTGGAGCGCTGCGCGGACTCCGCCGAGGCCACCCGCCGGCTCACCGCCATCGCCGGCATCGGAGCGTGGACCGCGGCCGAGGTGGTGCGGATCGCGTACGGGGACCCGGACGCGGTCAGCGTCGGCGACTTCCACGTGCCGAACACGGTGGCCTGGGCCCTGGCGGGCGAGCCGCGCGGCGACGACGCCCGGATGCTGGCTCTGCTGGAGCCGTTCCGGGGGCACCGGGGGCGGGTCTGCGTGCTGTTGGCGGCCGCCGGCGTCCAGGCCCCGAAGTACGGCCCCCGGATGCCGATCCGCTCCTTCGCCCGGTTCTGA
- a CDS encoding exonuclease SbcCD subunit D, with the protein MKILHTSDWHVGKVLKGQSRAEEHKRVLAGVIDVARAEAPDLVIVAGDLYDTAAPTPEATRLVTRALTALRRTGADVVAIGGNHDNGQALDALRPWAEAAGITLRGGVRENPDEHVIDGTTAGGERWRLAALPFLSQRYAIRAVEMYELTAAETSQTYADHLGRVLGRLTESFTEPDRVHLVTAHLTVVGATTGGGERDAHTVLGYAVPATVFPGTAHYVALGHLHRSQRVHGPCPIRYSGSPLAVDFGEQENVPAVTVVEVTATTAAQIREVPVTAASALRTVRGTLAQLADLEVPDAWLRVFVREQPRAGLREEVQELLPQALEIRIDPELVPTPGSGTRVAQRAGRSPRQLFADYLDGRGHADDGVRELFDELFEEVEH; encoded by the coding sequence GTGAAGATCCTGCACACCTCCGACTGGCATGTCGGCAAGGTCCTCAAGGGGCAGTCGCGGGCCGAGGAACACAAGCGGGTCCTGGCCGGCGTGATCGACGTCGCCCGCGCCGAGGCGCCCGACCTGGTCATCGTCGCCGGCGACCTCTACGACACCGCCGCCCCGACGCCCGAGGCCACCCGGCTGGTCACCCGGGCCCTGACCGCACTGCGCCGCACCGGCGCCGACGTGGTCGCCATCGGCGGCAACCACGACAACGGCCAGGCCCTCGACGCACTGCGGCCCTGGGCGGAGGCCGCCGGCATCACCTTGCGCGGCGGGGTCCGGGAGAACCCGGACGAGCACGTCATCGACGGCACCACCGCCGGCGGGGAGCGCTGGCGGCTGGCGGCGCTGCCGTTCCTCTCCCAGCGCTACGCCATCCGCGCGGTGGAGATGTACGAGCTGACCGCCGCCGAGACCAGCCAGACGTACGCCGACCACCTGGGCCGGGTGCTGGGCCGGCTGACCGAGAGCTTCACCGAGCCGGACCGGGTGCACCTGGTCACCGCCCACCTGACCGTGGTCGGCGCGACCACCGGCGGCGGGGAGCGCGACGCGCACACCGTGCTGGGCTACGCGGTGCCGGCGACCGTCTTCCCGGGGACGGCGCACTACGTGGCGCTGGGTCACCTGCACCGTTCGCAGCGGGTGCACGGCCCCTGCCCGATCCGCTACAGCGGCAGCCCGCTCGCGGTCGACTTCGGCGAGCAGGAGAACGTGCCGGCGGTGACCGTCGTCGAGGTCACCGCGACCACGGCGGCGCAGATCCGCGAGGTGCCGGTGACCGCCGCCTCCGCGCTGCGCACGGTCCGGGGCACCCTGGCCCAGCTCGCCGATCTGGAGGTGCCGGACGCCTGGCTGCGGGTGTTCGTCCGGGAACAGCCACGCGCCGGGCTGCGCGAGGAGGTCCAGGAGCTGCTTCCCCAGGCGCTGGAGATCCGGATCGACCCGGAGCTGGTGCCCACCCCGGGCAGCGGCACCCGGGTGGCGCAGCGGGCGGGCCGCTCGCCCCGGCAGCTCTTCGCCGACTACCTGGACGGTCGGGGGCACGCCGACGACGGGGTACGGGAGCTCTTCGACGAGCTCTTCGAGGAGGTCGAGCACTGA